From the Cydia pomonella isolate Wapato2018A chromosome 11, ilCydPomo1, whole genome shotgun sequence genome, one window contains:
- the LOC133522925 gene encoding probable G-protein coupled receptor No18, translating into MNNGMISLQYFVYNVSGDPFKDNFTFIFNSSFFEETVCETTQTFLFNTSLGIETAVGEWEALTTIVVLSAVILGTIFGNILVILGVFTHKPLRIVPNFFIVSLAVADLAVAVLVMPLNVAYSTLGRWLWGKHLCKMWLTCDIMSCTSSILNLCAIALDRYWAITDPINYANKRTLRRVLLQIAGVWMLSLIISSPPLLGWNDWPEEFTKDTPCQLTSEPGYVVYSALGSFFIPLVIMTMVYIQIYIAARQRFRRRTLATRIYKKRPVVHVENKEESQETKEESENDSDSGDSIHKNQRNAFNDIKRNFFVPLLLLHDPHARQKLEDGINDQNLKLSPGSCGSVKKSSSFKNTNQKNRRQEKPLLTSVSNSGDVVHQFIEQKQKISLSKERRAARTLGIIMGVFVICWLPFFLMYVILPFCHVCCPSNKLINFITWLGYVNSTMNPIIYTIFNLDFRKAFKKLLGMNA; encoded by the coding sequence atgaataacgGAATGATTTCACTTCAATACTTCGTTTATAACGTTTCCGGCGACCCCTTCAAAGATAATTTCACATTTATCTTCAACTCGAGTTTCTTCGAGGAGACGGTCTGCGAAACGACTCAAACTTTCCTCTTCAATACTAGTTTGGGAATCGAAACAGCTGTTGGAGAATGGGAAGCGTTAACTACTATCGTCGTATTGTCTGCCGTTATTCTGGGGACCATCTTCGGAAACATTTTAGTTATACTAGGTGTATTTACCCACAAACCGTTACGGATAGTGCCAAACTTTTTCATAGTATCACTAGCTGTAGCAGATTTGGCTGTCGCGGTATTGGTAATGCCTTTGAACGTGGCATACTCGACTCTCGGTCGCTGGCTCTGGGGCAAACACTTGTGCAAGATGTGGCTCACTTGTGACATCATGAGCTGCACCTCATCCATACTTAACTTATGCGCCATAGCACTAGACCGATATTGGGCGATCACAGACCCCATAAATTATGCGAACAAAAGAACATTGAGAAGAGTACTATTACAAATCGCTGGAGTGTGGATGTTGTCGCTTATTATAAGCTCACCGCCGCTGCTGGGTTGGAACGATTGGCCAGAGGAATTTACAAAAGACACGCCATGTCAATTAACATCAGAGCCCGGTTACGTAGTTTATTCGGCACTTGGCTCATTTTTCATTCCACTAGTAATAATGACGATGGTGTATATACAAATTTACATTGCTGCGAGACAAAGATTTAGGAGGCGCACATTGGCCACAAGAATATACAAAAAACGGCCAGTAGTACACGTAGAAAACAAAGAAGAAAGTCAAGAAACTAAAGAGGAATCGGAAAATGATTCTGACAGCGGAGACAGTATTCATAAAAATCAGAGGAACGCCTTCAATGACATAAAGAGAAACTTTTTTGTGCCTCTGCTTTTGCTTCACGACCCGCATGCCAGGCAAAAACTAGAGGATGGCATAAATGATCAGAATCTAAAATTGTCGCCTGGCAGTTGTGGAAGTGTAAAGAAAAGTTCAtcatttaaaaacacaaatcagaAAAACAGAAGACAGGAAAAGCCTTTACTAACAAGCGTTAGTAATAGCGGAGACGTGGTCCACCAGTTTATTGAGCAGAAACAAAAGATTTCACTATCAAAGGAGCGAAGGGCAGCACGGACACTGGGCATTATAATGGGTGTATTTGTAATTTGTTGGCTGCCCTTTTTCCTTATGTACGTGATTTTACCTTTTTGCCATGTCTGTTGCCCGAGCAACAAGTTAATTAATTTCATCACATGGCTCGGGTATGTGAACTCTACAATGAATCCTATAATCTATACCATTTTTAATTTAGACTTCAGAAAAGCTTTCAAAAAGTTGCTGGGCATGAATGCATAA
- the LOC133522928 gene encoding transmembrane protein 127-like — protein MGCLAWIRGLKITLPFKDKELNKIAAFFNVTTFLLTCAALVQPSWFRIKGLHCTQSLSLSQFFSFDEDDDYDDQINLDQGRDFDLKRDYPGLPPCTTPETITLMRVLILLCFMVLLCSSIGILINITSLNSKAIKMLRRNAIPSIMCVFWVIAIVGVCYYTTVVLGNNYDSNAIQVDYEYGFYTITGAGALALLASAANLWGAPLSSDEDIQRRNLMEDWDGYEAHSVGPTPCVPALPPYSPSAEAAAGYAASALPVYAPPVLGAQQYFPFDDLSILPPPPPYTP, from the exons ATGGGCTGTTTAGCTTGGATTCGAG gCTTAAAAATAACCCTTCCATTCAAAGACAAAGAGCTAAACAAAATAGCAGCATTCTTCAATGTGACTACTTTCCTCCTAACCTGCGCTGCCCTGGTGCAGCCCAGCTGGTTCAGGATAAAGGGGCTGCATTGCACGCAGAGCCTGTCGCTGTCTCAGTTTTTCTCATTTGACGAAGATGATGACTATGATGATCAGATTAACTTGGATCAGGGGAGAGACTTTGATTTGAAGAGGGATTATCCTG GTCTACCACCATGTACAACACCAGAGACCATTACACTCATGAGAGTACTCATCCTATTATGTTTCATGGTGCTACTTTGTTCCTCAATTGGAATCCTTATAAACATAACTAGCTTAAACAGCAAAGCAATCAAGATGCTCCGAAGGAATGCCATCCCAAGCATAATGTGTGTCTTCTGGGTGATAGCTATTGTTGGTGTGTGCTATTACACCACTGTGGTACTGGGGAATAACTATGATTCTAATGCAATACAGGTGGATTATGAATATGGTTTCTACACGATTACTGGTGCTG GTGCTCTAGCATTGCTAGCATCCGCCGCTAACCTTTGGGGGGCGCCACTCTCCAGCGACGAGGATATCCAGCGGCGAAACCTCATGGAGGACTGGGACGGCTACGAGGCTCACAG CGTGGGCCCGACCCCGTGCGTGCCGGCGCTGCCGCCGTACTCGCCGAGCGCGGAGGCGGCGGCGGGCTACGCGGCGTCGGCGCTGCCGGTGTACGCGCCGCCCGTGCTCGGCGCGCAGCAGTACTTCCCCTTCGACGACCTTTCTATACTACCGCCGCCTCCGCCTTATACCCCTTAA
- the LOC133522929 gene encoding nuclear receptor-binding factor 2-like, which translates to MESHPLNLAHQQHRRAEAHLINNRYDEAMQCHHNAAELLLDAMKSTTSSVALESITLQHSYHLKQKDLIKSKKDQYARVKKVMDNIKCLGKDPFSNLQGHEYAKLQVAIFRAINETDSLLHFLSNTNDSPVEQRLVRDRILPTGDVTDGFKTEKTQETVIEELRILSQNLHSLVEQLVLQVEVLKDENVTLKERVNYLEKERVRYLNLPSSDFHQNFSTLSMGTESLPMESAQRVPVIPIPTTSGGPVDPNFDLTALRE; encoded by the exons ATGGAGTCTCATCCACTAAATTTG gcgCATCAACAACATCGTCGTGCTGAAGCTCATCTAATAAACAACCGATATGATGAAGCGATGCAGTGCCATCACAATGCTGCTGAATTGTTGCTTGACGCTATGAAATCTACAACGTCTTCAGTAGCATTGGAGTCCATAACACTTCAACACAGCTACCACCTCAAACAAAAAGACCTAATTAAAAGCAAGAAAGACCAATATGCACGCGTTAAAAAGGTGatggacaatattaagtgtcTTGGCAAGGATCCATTCTCAAACCTTCAGGGTCATGAATATGCTAAGCTGCAAGTCGCGATTTTCAGAGCTATAAATGAAACAGACTCTCTATTACACTTTTTATCTAATACAAATGATAGCCCTGTAGAACAAAGGCTGGTGAGAGACAGAATACTCCCTACAGGGGATGTTACAGATGGTtttaaaacagaaaaaacaCAAGAAACTGTTATAGAAGAATTACGGATACTGAGTCAAAACCTGCACTCTCTAGTTGAACAGTTAGTACTGCAAGTGGAAGTACTTAAAGATGAGAATGTTACATTAAAAGAAAGGGTAAATTACTTAGAAAAAGAGAGAGTGAGGTACCTTAACCTTCCTTCAAGTGACTTTCATCAAAACTTCTCTACTTTAAGCATGGGGACTGAGAGTTTGCCAATGGAGTCTGCTCAGAGAGTACCTGTCATACCCATACCCACCACATCGGGAGGCCCAGTTGACCCTAACTTTGACTTAACAGCCTTGCGGGAatag
- the LOC133522927 gene encoding protein HBS1 — protein MARHRNFRNRSYSYDYDDDEFYGHSVEEDSCLSPNDSAQFLYDRSRNQQAISHFLESHANIEEETEGEADTSRPSLERRESVDIRSLNLTELDEAKLMSCLDELRNVLADTVPENILMEAALKHNFDCSIALDSILNAKKSEQAPKVKDTSKPLITVNIPKAAVISTTDAPKVITTNLEPKSSSAIKGFKVEQEKNTSQPQTPRDQSPAGERILKSDVPDENKSLGKLKENKIDPNVLYSNERGADKDHLYIVVIGHVDAGKSTLMGRLLCDLGEVSRRTLHKYEQESKKIGKQSFMYAWVLDETGEERNRGITMDVGRAQFETKTKRIVILDAPGHADFIPNMITGAGQADVAMLVVDATRGEFESGFDLGGQTREHALLVRSLGVSQLAVAINKLDTTNWSQERFDEISKKLKAFLKQAGFKDSDVTYVPCSGLTGENLTKPSTEPELLKWYKGPCLLDVIDKFNVPERPVSKPLRMSINDIFKGTGSGFCVAGRIENGILNKGDKVMICPTKEVAEVKSLAINDVSNNVAFAGDQVSVTLSGIDIQNVAVGYILSDPIQQVPIATRFEARLVVFNVKAPITKGYPVLLHHQSLVESANIVKLKALLNKSTGEVIKRKPRCLGNNSVAIVDIEVSKPISIERYKDVKELGRVMLRVAGVTVAAGLVTDVFNI, from the coding sequence atggcgCGCCATAGAAACTTCAGAAATAGGAGTTATTCATACGACTATGACGACGACGAATTTTACGGTCATTCAGTGGAGGAAGACAGCTGTTTGTCGCCGAATGATTCTGCTCAGTTCTTGTACGATCGTTCCCGGAATCAGCAAGCTATATCTCACTTTCTAGAAAGCCATGCCAACATTGAGGAGGAAACCGAAGGCGAGGCAGACACCTCGCGACCGTCGCTCGAGCGCCGCGAGTCAGTTGATATTCGTTCTTTAAATCTCACTGAGCTTGACGAAGCCAAACTCATGTCATGCTTAGATGAGCTCCGAAATGTCTTAGCTGATACAGTACCGGAAAACATTCTCATGGAAGCTGCATTAAAGCACAATTTTGATTGCAGTATAGCTCTTGATAGTATTTTGAATGCTAAAAAAAGTGAGCAAGCACCCAAAGTAAAGGATACTTCAAAACCACTAATTACTGTCAATATTCCCAAGGCTGCTGTCATTTCTACAACAGATGCACCAAAAGTTATTACCACAAATCTGGAACCTAAATCTTCAAGTGCTATAAAGGGGTTCAAAGTAGAACAAGAGAAAAATACAAGCCAGCCTCAAACTCCGAGGGATCAATCACCTGCTGGAGAGAGAATTTTGAAGAGTGATGTGCCTGATGAAAATAAAAGCTTaggaaaattaaaagaaaacaaaattgatCCAAATGTCTTGTATTCCAATGAAAGAGGTGCTGATAAAGATCATCTGTATATAGTAGTCATTGGTCATGTTGATGCTGGAAAATCAACTCTCATGGGACGCTTACTCTGTGATCTGGGCGAAGTCAGTCGGAGAACCTTACACAAATATGAACAAGAGAGTAAAAAGATAGGAAAACAAAGTTTCATGTATGCTTGGGTGCTTGATGAAACTGGTGAAGAAAGGAATAGAGGCATTACAATGGATGTTGGCCGAGCACAGTTTGAAACGAAAACTAAAAGAATTGTGATTTTGGATGCTCCAGGCCATGCTGATTTCATCCCTAACATGATTACTGGTGCGGGGCAAGCTGATGTTGCTATGTTAGTTGTTGATGCAACTCGGGGTGAGTTTGAATCTGGGTTTGACCTTGGGGGCCAGACTCGTGAGCATGCCTTACTTGTGAGGTCCCTCGGAGTCAGTCAGCTTGCTGTTGCTATTAATAAACTTGACACTACTAATTGGTCACAGGAaaggtttgatgaaatttctaAGAAACTTAAAGCATTTCTGAAACAGGCTGGATTTAAAGATTCCGATGTAACCTATGTTCCATGTTCAGGACTCACAGGTGAAAACTTGACTAAACCTTCAACTGAACCTGAGCTACTTAAATGGTATAAAGGGCCTTGTCTACTAGATGTAATTGACAAATTTAATGTCCCAGAGAGGCCAGTGTCTAAACCTCTGCGCATGTCCATCAATGATATATTTAAAGGTACCGGTTCAGGTTTTTGTGTGGCTGGGCGGATTGAAAATGGAATACTCAATAAGGGTGATAAGGTGATGATATGTCCAACTAAAGAAGTTGCAGAAGTGAAGAGTTTGGCTATCAATGATGTATCAAACAATGTAGCGTTTGCTGGTGACCAAGTTAGTGTTACATTATCTGGGATAGACATCCAAAATGTTGCCGTTGGATATATATTGAGTGATCCAATTCAGCAAGTTCCGATTGCCACCCGTTTTGAGGCGAGACTTGTAGTTTTCAATGTGAAAGCTCCAATCACTAAGGGATATCCGGTGCTTTTACACCATCAGTCTTTAGTAGAGTCTGCGAATATTGTTAAACTGAAAGCTCTTTTGAATAAAAGCACAGGAGAAGTGATCAAGAGAAAGCCACGTTGTTTGGGGAATAACTCGGTAGCAATAGTGGACATAGAAGTGAGCAAACCCATTAGCATAGAGCGCTATAAAGACGTGAAGGAGCTGGGCCGAGTGATGCTGCGTGTGGCCGGCGTCACCGTGGCCGCGGGCCTTGTTActgatgtatttaatatttaa
- the LOC133522930 gene encoding protein D2-like, protein MNINLNLLLLFSVYGLSDECFLTEVKSLLEGCDHLTGLNITSVGGTIVDDHNCDVLLPKQVFIEEPLFQYDLADSKKYYTIFIVDPDAPPQLDGEFYLHMLKFNVPGSALKAKEGSKTNGVDYRPYRLPAPPIGTGAHRYMTLLYEQADGNNFLPHAGLSRHRFSISDWMRGKNLCGPVAATQFRVQY, encoded by the exons ATGAATATTAATCTAAATTTATTGCTACTTTTCTCTGTATACGGATTGTCAGACGAGTGTTTTTTGACGGAAGTAAAGAGTCTGTTGGAAGGATGCGACCACTTGACGGGTCTGAATATCACCAGTGTCGGGGGGACGATAGTCGACGATCACAACTGTGACGTGCTGCTGCCGAAGCAAGTGTTTATTGAAGAACCATtattccaatatgacttggctGACTCG AAAAAATACTACACCATTTTTATAGTGGACCCAGATGCTCCGCCGCAGTTGGACGGAGAGTTTTACCTTCACATGCTGAAATTCAACGTTCCA GGTTCTGCTTTAAAAGCTAAGGAGGGCAGTAAAACCAATGGAGTCGATTACCGCC CTTACAGACTCCCAGCGCCACCTATCGGCACAGGCGCGCATCGCTACATGACGTTGCTGTACGAGCAAGCCGACGGCAACAACTTTCTTCCGCACGCTGGGCTCAGCCGCCACCGGTTCTCCATCTCGGATTGGATGCGCGGCAAGAACCTCTGCGGTCCGGTCGCGGCGACGCAGTTCCGCGTGCagtactag